A window of the Arachis duranensis cultivar V14167 chromosome 5, aradu.V14167.gnm2.J7QH, whole genome shotgun sequence genome harbors these coding sequences:
- the LOC107488499 gene encoding type IV inositol polyphosphate 5-phosphatase 7-like, with protein MRLDHSNNTKLSWSKRMVRKFFNIKTKTEDSHQPNAVSYGYGVGDVEYRSRSSFSEREPCSNKKSKTDKGGGGGGRRGRMNLEHPRIIDVHNYSIFVATWNVAGRSPTSNLSIDDWLHASPAADIYVLGFQEIVPLNAGNILGAEDNGPAKKWLALIGKTLNNLPGANGGNVYYAPSPIPQPVVELDADFEGSARQKNSCYFHRLSFQTSSSTSWRMDNDPSTAQPRLDRRFSVCDRVIFGHRPSDFDPSFRWGYRPSDYSRTSDYSRPSDYSRWGSSDDDNGLGDSPNTAFSPAASNEDGYGMAGRSRYCVVASKQMVGIFLTIWVRSELKDHVGNMKVSCVGRGLMGYLGNKGSISISMSLHETNFCFICSHLTSGQKEGDELRRNSDVMEILKKTRFPRVHGSDNDKSPETILQHDRIIWLGDLNYRIALSYRSAKALVEMQNWRALLENDQLRIEQKKGRAFVGWNEGKIYFPPTYKYSTNSDRYAGDDMHPKEKRRTPAWCDRILWHGGGLHQLSYVRGESRFSDHRPVYGIFWAEVESSHGRMKKSMSCSSRSRIEVEELLPYSHGYTELTFF; from the exons ATGAGACTTGATCATTCAAACAACACCAAG CTGTCATGGTCCAAGAGAATGGTCAGAAAGTTCTTCAACATCAAAACCAAAACGGAGGACTCTCACCAACCAAATGCTGTTTCTTATGGTTATGGAG TTGGTGACGTGGAATACAGAAGCAGAAGCAGCTTCTCCGAGAGAGAGCCATGCTCAAACAAGAAGAGCAAAACAG acaagggaggaggaggaggaggaagaagaggaagaatgaATCTTGAGCATCCTCGAATCATAGATGTCCACAACTATAGCATTTTTGTTGCAACATGGAATGTGGCTGGAAGATCCCCAACAAGTAATTTGAGCATAGATGATTGGCTTCATGCATCACCAGCTGCAGATATATATGTTCTTGG ATTTCAAGAGATAGTTCCCTTGAATGCTGGTAATATCTTAGGGGCTGAGGACAATGGTCCTGCAAAAAAGTGGCTTGCTCTGATTGGCAAGACTTTGAACAATCTTCCTGGTGCTAATGGAGGCAATGTGTACTATGCACCATCTCCTATTCCTCAGCCGGTTGTAGAATTAGATGCAGATTTCGAGGGATCGGCTCGACAGAAGAACTCTTGTTACTTTCATCGCCTCTCTTTCCAGACATCTTCTTCAACCAGCTGGAGAATGGACAATGATCCTTCAACTGCGCAGCCACGGCTGGATAGAAGATTCAGTGTGTGTGATCGTGTGATATTCGGTCACAGACCAAGTGACTTTGATCCCAGTTTTAGATGGGGTTATAGGCCAAGTGACTATTCCAGAACAAGTGACTATTCCAGACCAAGTGACTACTCAAGATGGGGTTCCTCTGATGATGATAATGGCCTTGGAGATTCACCCAATACAGCGTTTTCGCCAGCTGCCTCTAATGAAGATGGATATGGAATGGCAGGGAGGTCAAGGTATTGTGTTGTTGCAAGCAAGCAAATGGTAGGAATATTTCTTACCATATGGGTTAGAAGTGAATTAAAGGATCATGTTGGGAACATGAAAGTGTCTTGTGTTGGCAGAGGACTCATGGGTTATCTTGGAAATAAG GGGTCCATATCAATTAGCATGTCTCTCCATGAAACAAACTTTTGCTTCATTTGTAGCCACTTGACCTCTGGACAGAAAGAAGGAGATGAACTTAGAAGGAACTCTGATGTGATGGAGATTCTTAAGAAGACAAGGTTTCCACGTGTTCATGGTTCTGACAATGACAAGTCTCCGGAGACAATCCTCCAGCATGA TCGAATTATATGGCTTGGAGATTTGAATTACCGGATAGCTCTATCCTACCGTTCAGCAAAGGCACTTGTTGAGATGCAAAATTGGAGAGCATTATTGGAGAATGACCAG CTGAGAATAGAGCAGAAAAAGGGTCGTGCATTTGTTGGATGGAATGAAGGCAAGATTTATTTCCCTCCAACATACAAATATTCAACCAATTCTGATAGATATGCAGGAGATGATATGCACCCTAAGGAGAAAAGGCGAACACCGGCCTG GTGTGACCGTATTTTGTGGCACGGTGGAGGACTCCATCAATTGTCTTATGTGCGTGGAGAATCAAGATTCTCAGACCATAGGCCTGTTTATGGCATATTTTGGGCTGAAGTTGAGTCAAGTCATGGAAGAATGAAGAAAAGTATGAGTTGTTCTTCTCGTTCCAGAATTGAAGTGGAGGAACTTTTGCCATATTCCCATGGATATACAGAATTAACCTTTTTCTGA
- the LOC107488500 gene encoding LOW QUALITY PROTEIN: putative 12-oxophytodienoate reductase 11 (The sequence of the model RefSeq protein was modified relative to this genomic sequence to represent the inferred CDS: inserted 2 bases in 1 codon), protein MGKFNLSHRVVLAPLTRQRSYNNVPQPHAVLYYSQRTTNGGLLIAEATCISPTARGYADTPGLWSDEHVHAWKPIVDAVHAKGGIIFCQIWHVGRVSNTCYQPNGEAPISSTDKQLSSQPRGSGTEVDTFAKPRPLSIQEIPQVINDFRLAARNAIRAGFDGVEIHGAHGYLLEQFMKDKVNDRTDEYGGSLENRCRFPLQVVEAAVNEVGADRVGIRLSPYAEYVDCGDSNPEALGLYMVNALNKYGIXSTVTWLNRE, encoded by the exons ATGGGGAAGTTCAATTTATCACACAGGGTTGTGTTGGCGCCACTAACAAGGCAGAGGTCCTACAACAATGTTCCACAGCCCCATGCAGTTTTGTACTACTCCCAGAGAACCACCAATGGCGGCCTTCTCATTGCGGAAGCCACTTGTATATCCCCCACTGCTCGCGGCTATGCTGATACTCCCGGGTTGTGGAGCGACGAGCATGTTCATGCATGGAAGCCCATCGTGGACGCTGTTCATGCCAAGGGTGGCATCATCTTCTGTCAGATTTGGCATGTTGGAAGAGTCTCCAACACAT GTTATCAGCCAAACGGTGAAGCCCCTATATCTTCTACGGACAAGCAACTATCATCACAACCTCGAGGCAGTGGCACCGAAGTCGATACCTTCGCAAAACCAAGGCCGCTAAGCATTCAGGAAATTCCTCAAGTTATCAACGACTTCAGACTTGCTGCTAGAAATGCTATTCGAGCTG GTTTTGATGGAGTGGAGATCCATGGGGCTCACGGCTACCTACTTGAGCAGTTTATGAAAGACAAAGTGAATGACCGAACAGATGAATACGGTGGATCCCTTGAGAACCGTTGTCGATTTCCGTTACAAGTTGTTGAGGCAGCTGTGAATGAGGTAGGAGCTGACAGAGTTGGAATTAGACTATCACCTTATGCAGAGTATGTAGATTGTGGAGATTCCAACCCTGAAGCATTGGGGCTTTACATGGTTAATGCACTCAACAAATATGGTAT CTCTACTGTCACATGGTTGAACCGAGAATGA